From a single Eupeodes corollae unplaced genomic scaffold, idEupCoro1.1 scaffold_875, whole genome shotgun sequence genomic region:
- the LOC129953544 gene encoding uncharacterized protein LOC129953544, with amino-acid sequence MKVFVALSALLAIASASPLIVPSASSQYHSQDGIGQYAYGYNDHLSAKQEIKSLNGITRGSYSYIDSNNVLQTVDYVADAGGFRVAATNLPKPVEAPVIPAQNIPQQVEETPEVIAAKSAHFAAIEEAKLRNGVVLVPALFPDGQPQQVQDTPEVALAKAAHFAAIEEAKRQVAAVPAPIIELPKPIADTPEVAQAKAEHLIAVEQAKLRNSYQPIQSGITIVQSAPPQVQVPRPSPGFSYSSSVVNGPVLHYGYAPLPHVRYQVYSL; translated from the coding sequence ATGAAAGTATTTGTTGCGTTATCAGCTTTGTTGGCAATTGCTTCTGCCTCTCCTCTCATTGTTCCTTCTGCTTCGAGCCAATATCACTCCCAGGATGGAATTGGTCAATACGCCTACGGCTACAACGATCATTTGTCGGCTAAGCaggaaataaaatctttgaatGGCATCACCAGAGGATCATACAGCTACATTGACTCAAACAATGTTCTTCAAACGGTTGATTATGTTGCAGATGCTGGTGGTTTCCGAGTTGCTGCAACCAATTTGCCAAAACCTGTTGAAGCTCCAGTTATACCTGCCCAGAATATTCCCCAACAAGTTGAAGAAACTCCAGAGGTTATTGCTGCCAAATCTGCCCACTTTGCTGCCATCGAAGAAGCCAAACTGAGGAATGGTGTAGTTTTAGTTCCAGCCCTATTCCCAGATGGTCAACCTCAACAAGTTCAAGACACACCTGAAGTTGCTCTAGCTAAAGCTGCTCATTTTGCTGCCATAGAAGAAGCCAAAAGACAAGTTGCTGCAGTTCCAGCTCCAATAATTGAACTTCCAAAACCAATTGCGGACACACCCGAAGTTGCCCAAGCTAAGGCAGAACATCTGATTGCAGTTGAACAGGCAAAACTGAGGAACTCTTATCAACCAATTCAAAGTGGAATTACAATTGTCCAAAGTGCTCCACCTCAAGTGCAAGTTCCAAGACCTTCTCCTGGATTCTCATACTCGTCTAGTGTTGTCAATGGTCCTGTCTTGCACTACGGCTACGCTCCTCTACCACATGTCAGATACCAAGTGTACAGTTTGTAA